From the Dama dama isolate Ldn47 chromosome 24, ASM3311817v1, whole genome shotgun sequence genome, one window contains:
- the LOC133046168 gene encoding protein N-lysine methyltransferase METTL21D-like encodes MKIGQPIFNQGVSTEGKYLNIIKAISGSLESSGEDPLRNFVRVLEKRDGTVLRLQQYGSGGVGCLVWDAAIVLSKYLETPGFAGDGAHALSRRSVLELGSGTGAVGLMAATLGADVIVTDLEELQDLLKMNINMNKHLVTGSVQAKVLKWGEELEDFPSPPDYILMADCIYYEESLEPLLKTLKDLSGSETCIICCYEQRTMGKNPEIEKKYFELLQLDFDFEKIPLGKHDEEYRSEDIHILYIRKKKSKFPS; translated from the exons atgaaGATTGGTCAACCGATCTTCAAccaaggag TGAGTACAGAGGGgaaatatctcaacataataaaagctatttctGGCTCTCTGGAGTCCTCTGGGGAGGATCCGCTGCGGAACTTTGTGCGAGTTTTGGAGAAGCGAGATGGCACGGTGTTACGACTGCAGCAGTATGGCTCCGGCGGCGTGGGTTGCCTTGTTTGGGACGCTGCCATTGTCCTTTCTAAATATCTGGAAACGCCCGGATTTGCCGGCGATGGGGCCCACGCGCTGAGCCGGCGGTCGGTGCTAGAGCTGGGCTCGGGCACCGGGGCTGTGGGGCTCATGGCCGCTACCCTCGGGGCAGATGTCATAGTCACCGATCTTGAGGAATTGCAAGACTTGCTGAAGATGAATATTAATATGAACAAGCATCTTGTCACTGGTTCTGTTCAAGCCAAGGTACTGAAATGGGGGGAAGAATTAGAAGACTTTCCTTCTCCGCCAGACTATATACTGATGGCTGACTGCATATACTACGAAGAGTCTTTGGAGCCATTGTTGAAAACCCTAAAAGATCTCAGTGGGTCTGAGACTTGTATTATATGTTGTTATGAACAGCGAACAATGGGGAAAAATCCAGAAAtcgagaaaaaatattttgagctcCTTCAACTAGACTTTGACTTTGAAAAAATTCCTTTGGGAAAACATGATGAAGAATATCGAAGTGAAGATATTCACATTTTatacatcagaaagaaaaaatcgAAATTTCCATCATGA